From Scytonema millei VB511283:
TACTTTAGAAGTAAGTCAAAACTATTGCTCAAATTTTTGGAGTTACTGCCGACTCTGCTTCTACACAGTAGTTATTCTGTCTTCGATAATTTTTAGCGATACAATCTTTTCATTTCACTATAACTGCTCGCTGTCACTGTATTACTCTGAAAATCTGTGTTTAAGTATCTTCCTCCTCTCAACGAGCATAACCTTCCTTATCCCGATACCATTCACCCAATCGTGGTGCATTTCGTAATTGCGATGGTGCTGTTTGCAGTATTTTGCGATCTCCTGGGGTATTTCACAAAAAATCCCAAATTGTATGAAGTCAGTTGGTGGAATCTAGCCTTTGCAACGGTTTCGATCTTCATTGCAATTATTTTTGGACAAATTGAAGCAGGTCTGGCAGAACCTTATGCTGCATCTGTTTCAACGCTGAATGTCCATACAATTTTAGGCTGGTCGCTCTCAGGAATTCTGGCGCTCGTCACCGCATGGCGCTACGTGATTCGGTTACAGGAAAGACCGCAGTTACCGATTCCTTACCTCGCAGCGAGCGTGCTGCTAGCTGGGCTAGTTTGTATTCAATCATACCTGGGCAGCTTACTCGTGTGGGTCTATGGCTTACATACGATTCCTGTCGTCGATGCAATCAGAGGAGGTCTGTCATGAACCCAGACCTGCTGGAACAGTGGCGTAGTTTGGGAGTGAATGGGTTGCCATACCAAATTCCCATTCATCCCAATCTGGTGCATTTAACGCTAGGGTTGTTTATCGTGGCGATCGCCTTTGACATTGTAGGGGTGCTGTTTCCCGTCGAGAAAGCAGTTTTTAAGTTTCTGGCAATTCCCGTTACCCGCTCGGCACTGTTTGATGTCGGTTGGTATAACCTGTTAGCATCGGCGATTGTTACCTTTTTTACAGTCATGGCGGGTGTGTTTGAAGTTGCTTTAGCTGTACCACTGGCAGATGTCACTAGCGCCTGGGGGCTTCATGCTTTAGAAACGATGATTCTACACGGCGTAGGGGGTGTACTCATTTTGACATTAATTGTGGGAATGACCGTTTGGCGCGGCTTTCAACGCTATCAGTGGCGCAAAGACATGGCAAGACAGGTGCAGTGGAGTTATCTGGCGGCTGGTTTATTTGTTTTTGCTTTAATGTTCGTGCAGGGGACGCTAGGCGCACATCTGGGTGCTGAATTTGGCATTCACGTCACAGCGGATCAAATGCTGCGCTTAGGCGAAAATCCCAATCAACTCTAGGGAAGGCAAAAGGCAAAAGGCAAAAATCAAAACAGGAGTCAGGAATCAGAAGCTATAATTTGTCTCCCTTGTCTCCCTTGTCTCCCTTGTTCCCCCTGTCCTTTCAGCTCCCTCAGCTCCCTCAGCTCCCTCAGCTCCCCCTTGTCCTCCCTACTCCCTGCCTTCTCCTCTCAGTTCGCTGTTCTAACTATGGTGCGATCGCTGTCATGATGAAACTCCGTGCAATTCTAATAATGACGGTCTATGCCATCCTGGTCGCTATGACAAGCTTGTGGATGGCGAAGCAATCCTATTCTTGGTTTCCGCCAGAAGCAGCAGCAGAAGCGAAGTTGCTGGACGATCTATTCAGTCTCTTCACTGGGTTAGGCACATTCATTTACTTAGGTGTAATCGGACCCTTCCTCTACTCGTTGGTCTTTCATCGCGCCAGCAAGTATGACATGAGCGATGGTCCCCCGATTGAAGGCAACACCTGGCTGGAAATCGTCTGGACGGCAGTGCCATTAGTTTTGGTGTTAACGCTTTCCTTTGTGAGCTATCGGACTTACGAAAAAATGGCGGTGCGGGGTCCGATGGAACTGGTACATTTGCATATGCCTCAGATGATGCAGCCTGCTTACGCCGAACCCTTTGACAGCAAGCCTCAGCAGGAAATTCAGAATGCAGTAGAAACCGCTCCCATCGAGCAAATCGACGTGACCGCTAAGCAATGGGCATGGATTTTCCATTATCCAGAACGGGATATCACCAGCACTGAGTTACATTTACCAGTCGATCGCCGCGTGCGATTTACCTTGCGATCGCAGGATGTGTTGCACGGCTTTTACATTCCGGCATTTCGCCTGAAGCAAGATGTTGTTCCCAACCACGAAATCGATTTTGAACTGACTCCTGTGAAAACTGGAACCTATCGCCTGCGCGATTCCATGTTTAGTGGCACTTACTTTGCCGCAAATCAAGCAGATGTCGTCGTTCAGCCATTCAACGAGTATCAACAATGGCTTGCCGATGCTGCGGCTGGGTTGCCCACTCCTGCCTTTAATCAGGCTGCTTTTGAGTACAGCCGCGCCAACGAACGCGAAGGTGCAACGAAAGACAAAGTAGCCATTCGCGGCTGGGACACTATCCCACCAGCATCGCCACCTGTAGTAAATTATGCCCCGAAGCACGAACCAGATAGTCCGCCTGCCTGACGTGACCAAATAATTCGTAATTCGTAATTCGTAATTCGCGATCGTGAGTTTCGCAATTTTGACTTTTGACTTTTGACTTTTAACTTTTGACTTGCCTAGTAACTTATGACAAACATTTCGATCGAGGCTCCAGAAGCCGTGCGCGGACAGCCATACCCAGGCGCGCCTGACAACTGGAAGCGATTCTTCACCTTCAGCACCGATCACAAAGTCATTGGCATTCAATACATCGTCACATCTTTCTTCTTTTTCCTGATTGGTGGCACGTTATCGATGGTTATGCGGGGCGAACTGATTACCCCTGATGCCGATTTAGTCGATCGCACTGTTTATAACGCGCTGTTCACGATGCATGGCTCGATCATGCTGTTTATGTGGACGTTCCCTGTTTTAGTGGGATTGGGAAATTATCTCGTGCCGCTGATGATTGGAGCGCGAGATATGGCATTTCCCCGACTGAATGCGGTTTCTTTCTGGATGGTTCCTGTCGTAGGCATTCTGATGCTAGCCAGTTTCCTAGTACCGGGAGGTCCATCGCAGTCGGGATGGTGGGCATATCCGCCCGTAAGTTTGCAAAACCCAACGGGAAATCTGCTGAACGGACAGGTGTTATGGATTTTGGCAGTGGCAATTTCGGGCGTATCTTCTATCATGGGTGGGGTGAATTTTGTCACTACCATCTTCAAAATGCGATCGCCAGGAATGACCTGGTTTAGAACACCTGCCTTTGTTTG
This genomic window contains:
- a CDS encoding DUF2231 domain-containing protein, which encodes MNPDLLEQWRSLGVNGLPYQIPIHPNLVHLTLGLFIVAIAFDIVGVLFPVEKAVFKFLAIPVTRSALFDVGWYNLLASAIVTFFTVMAGVFEVALAVPLADVTSAWGLHALETMILHGVGGVLILTLIVGMTVWRGFQRYQWRKDMARQVQWSYLAAGLFVFALMFVQGTLGAHLGAEFGIHVTADQMLRLGENPNQL
- a CDS encoding DUF2231 domain-containing protein, with the protein product MFKYLPPLNEHNLPYPDTIHPIVVHFVIAMVLFAVFCDLLGYFTKNPKLYEVSWWNLAFATVSIFIAIIFGQIEAGLAEPYAASVSTLNVHTILGWSLSGILALVTAWRYVIRLQERPQLPIPYLAASVLLAGLVCIQSYLGSLLVWVYGLHTIPVVDAIRGGLS
- a CDS encoding cytochrome c oxidase subunit II, which gives rise to MKLRAILIMTVYAILVAMTSLWMAKQSYSWFPPEAAAEAKLLDDLFSLFTGLGTFIYLGVIGPFLYSLVFHRASKYDMSDGPPIEGNTWLEIVWTAVPLVLVLTLSFVSYRTYEKMAVRGPMELVHLHMPQMMQPAYAEPFDSKPQQEIQNAVETAPIEQIDVTAKQWAWIFHYPERDITSTELHLPVDRRVRFTLRSQDVLHGFYIPAFRLKQDVVPNHEIDFELTPVKTGTYRLRDSMFSGTYFAANQADVVVQPFNEYQQWLADAAAGLPTPAFNQAAFEYSRANEREGATKDKVAIRGWDTIPPASPPVVNYAPKHEPDSPPA